The genome window tcagtctagattgttttggtgcgagTTGCTGAGTATTAtgtatcggccatagagatgtctgccctctctcaaATATGCTTACATCTActactagctcacctagcaccactaagctagctaacattatagCCTAACTGacgaggatgccattaatgtttagaTCTTGAGCTGTCATTAGCAGGAGGCTCTTGTACATGAGTAGATTCACACTTgcttctgcacagtgatgcagttggcagatgtagtttggtagaaagaaaataatcttAAGTGCTCGTCGAAGGCAACTGGACTAGCtagagtttcttgaagacatttcatttctcatccaagaggcttcttcagctcTAACGGACTGGTCCGGTGTCGCAGGCTTTataccctgtgtgggtgtgaaccctgaCAGAGttgttgaggtcacatgtgagtcttTGACCCACCTGGTCATCATGTGTCTCATTAGGGTTAGAGAGGTCCAGTTGTGAATCGCTGTTAAGTTaaaaaactcaagcaagtccagttgcctacgatatagcactcaagattaccatgacctgggtgactgagaatcttcaccaacacaaagaaagaaagaaaatagttcctacatgaaactgctcaaaatAAGGTAAGTGGATTATCTCAAGAAactaggtcatgatttctggaaagagactttGCTGTTGACTTTCTCAAATGCATTTTGTTGgcatttgagcaccacaagccgagtgccatctagttccactatATTGCAGAGAAGGAAGACATCTCTACGTCCTATATTCCAATACTtcgcaactcacaccaaaacaatctagattgataagtagcactacagttaaaaggaaaaataccgtatgtatttttgattggGTAatgaaatgtccctttaaggtaaACATTCTCGAATGATGGTGTGTTGAATGGTTGCAAAAGGAAGACAGAAGTTTGACAGAAATATCACATTACCTGTAAGCTGCCCTCTCACTTAAATGCATGCTTGCTGTGCGTGCATTTTCCTGTCCTTTGAAACATCAAGAATTTTAAGGAAACATATGGGATGGCAATGATAATAACACATCGAATACAATGAAAATGTCAATTCTAAATTCAtggcagtgacatcagtggATAAGTACACTTGAAAAGCTGGAAGAACTTAACCTTTCTAATTCCATTGTAATGTCGACTGTATCTGTCCTGAGGAATGGATTCTTTGTTCTGCTCATCTGCAGCTGGGACAAACAAAAAGTAGATGTCATAAATGCCCCCTAACATCCTTTTGTCTTAGCTGTGGTTATGCACTTAAATTGTGGTTTTGGTCCTCTCTCCTTCAGGCATCGAGATGGAGATCGTCAACAGCTGTGAGAAGAACAATGGAGGTTGCTCTCATCACTGCGAGCACACCACCAACGGCCCATTGTGCTCCTGCAACCACGGCTACCACCTGGACTGGGACAGGAAGACCTGTGTAGGTAAGaacttctcctcttcttcttctgagtcTAGTTCTccgtctttgtttttcttttcctcttcattcattttcattcccGTTGTGACTGTGTACCTTCCTCAGATACTGATGAGTGTGTCAGTGGGGAGTCCTGCTGCCGTCACTTCTGCAGAAACTACCCGGGCGGCTATGAGTGCAGCTGCAGAGCTGGCCACAGACTGAAGCCAGACGGCTGTGGCTGCGATGGTAAGAGTGCTAGATTGTTAGCAGTTTATCCAGTCTGGTGccttttactgtttttctgtgttgtgGCACAGTTGTGCAGGACACAAATTTCCAGTGGTCACTTTCAAACTGATTGCTCAGAAATTAAGCTTTTCAAGGCCATTTTagagctgaaaacaaaacattttgatctCTAAGGAGAAAACTTTATACAGTCCAGAGGAGCTGCCAGATGGATGGAAGAAATGAAATCAAATGAATACTCTGAAGTAAAGCAAAAGAAACTGACTggaaaacaactacaaagcCCACCTTACTTGACCTGTCTGCCATTGAAAGTATGCATCACCAGTAACACCCTGTCGTGTGCAGCCTGCATCCAATGGCTATGGCTTTATTTGAGTTTTGCTGTCATTACCTTTCATTCTCTTAGCTGTGCATTTTTTATGTGTTCCTCTGTTAGACATCGATGAGTGCGTAGCAGATATTTCGGGCTGTGAACACCACTGTGTCAACACCCTGGGAACATACGAGTGTTTTTGTGAACTGGGCTACCGCTTGGATCAGGACCAGCACTCCTGCATTTGTGAGTGACATTtgtgtaataataattacaGGCATTTCAGCCGTCTGACATAATTTGACTCTAACTTTGCTCTCTGTAATTTTAGCTCTGTATGGCAGAGAGCTGGAAGAGGAAGGcgaagaggagggagaagaggacGAGCAGCTGGAGGTCCACAGATTACCAGACCTGCTGTTCCGCAAGGCTCCTCAGCTCCTGCAGTACACAGCAGCCCTGCACTCCCGCTATGATAgcgatggtgatgatgataatggtggtggtggtgacagTGAGAAAGAATTAGAGATCCAGAGGGAGCGTCGAGGAGAGCTCAGACTGGACAGCAGCATAGGTACGGTAAAAAGTGTGTGATGACAAAGAGATGTATGGCTGGCAAGGGATCAGatggatattattttattgtttcattaaaTCTTCAGACCAGGAAGTTATGAAAAGAAAACTTATTTTTCGACTGctatttctttttcagtttgtcTAGATGGCTCGTTTGGGGACGACTGCACTGTGAGCTGCGGAGACTGTGTGAATGGAGTGTGTAGTGAAAACAGAGACCAGTGTGAATGTTCGGCTGGTTGGACTGGGACCATCTGTAATGAGAGTAAGTATATTTAGTAGGACATTCTGCAGTTACTTTTGTGGATTGTGTGTTAGAACACTTAGCACAAGTGCTGAGTGAATAAAATCATGCACtgtttaaaaataatggacgcagccaccatgacatcaccccttggtttgtggactcccaatttgaaatgatttttttggccattgccatctttgatttttggagtcagaagtgaccgtatttggatgagagggtgaagcTAACCCGTGGAGCGTGAAGCTACACCCTAAGGCTAGCTGCTTGCTTggtagcatggtgcatttacagctatggttaactgtgctaatgctaatttttactACCGAAAAGCAGTCTTGaaaccattaaaaacaaaatgtacttactaggggtgggaatcaccacaGGAtccacaatatgatattatcacgatacagcgttattgtgattttaaatatggtgtgatatgctgagtattgcaataaaatatactACAacttattaccttttttcacctgtaaattatgtcctcaaaggaaaactttgtcaacatcagttttatcCAGTGAggtctgttcatctcacctcagccatttttttgcagctgcaaaatgtatctattggactgaaaaagcagttgattatattattcaagGAGGCTactaaaagtttaatttgtatttgcaatataATTAATTTATATAATTGTAAAAAATCGATATTTAGCACTGTGTCACGATATAATATTGCCACTAAAAATATGctgtatagattttttttccccacacccTTAGTACTTACTGGAGAAAGTGAATATCTGACCACTTAGAGTGTATTTTAGTACATTTAGTACAGCCAAACACTGAACCAGACTTTTTTAAACCATTGAAATGTTGTTATTAACtctcatgaactgaaaacactctgaaatagtgacagctaTGAGTGTGCTCAGTGAATCTGGGATTATGCTGAGGTTACGTTTCCCAAACAATGTGTCGCTGTGGTAGCAACTTGCTAACAGATGACACCCACCTGTCACTTAAAGCggcccgcccttaattatgtataatttaaagccttaataatattttaaaaagctagTTACATTAAAATTCACCTCctttacagttgtcatgaactgGGAAATAAGCCATAGAGACcagaactgttttttgtaccaggctgctTCAGATATTGtcacattctttttttaaatgtttgggCACCTGaataatttatatttaatattgtgttgaatgtaaaacaaataaatggaaAGTAATGAATATCTGGCCCTGACATATGCACAGATGGGAGACctaaaattaattatttatgtCCTGATCATATACATGATAAGTGGGTCATTTTAattgtacagtacacacacacacacacacgcatacacacacacacacacacacacaacctggcTTTTCCCCAAAGGTCTATTTGAACGACCCATAGCAATGTGGTCGAGTTTTACAGAGATGAGATAGCTCCCTGTGTGCATCGATCGAGGGCCATGTATCAAAACCTGTCGGCTCCTCTGTGTGGGAGGCTGGGTTGTTTATGGGCTCCAGAACACAAGAGCACCGGGGGAATCAATCTGTCTGCTACTGGAGCGAGGCCAGGGCCCACAGCAAGAGCACAGCCCGAGGCCAAGGATGTCCACTACTGGGTTAGAAAGCAAGGCTCCATTGTTCCCATCCAGCTCCATGATTAATGGCTGTCTTTGGTCTGAACCTGAGTCAGGCTGGTAATCATGAGAGCAGAGACACATGGGACAAGTCCATTAGAAGCAATATGTCACTTTTAGAAACAAGCTCCTGAGGTGGCAGCGTTTAGATGCACACCCTGGAGGTGATGGGCCCAGACATGGGTAGCATTTTCAGATGGAGAAGATCAGCAATATTAATGCCTGAGGCAAAGACAAGGAATTCTTACAGTGGGCAGTAACACAGTGGACTATGAGGTGGAGTAGGGGCATTGATCAAAAGAATTTAGGACCTTCTGTTGCCTTAAGTAAACTATTTTACAACTTTGGCTTGGCAACTTGTTAGCTTTTCGTATTGTTGGTGGAGAAATAAGAATATTTTTGTGCTATTTAAACAGCTGTTGCCTCAATGTGCCTTAAGACCCGTCCTGCTCCTTCATTTATATATATCCACTGTAATGTATTTTCAGTGTCTGTGATGCCGTTACCTCCATAGATCATTCGAAACTGGCTTATCTTCCCGTGGAGTGATGTAAAACTGCTGTGAAGAAAGTGTGACATGGAATTTAAGCAGACTTTCACTTGATGGATTGTAACACTTTAGCACATTTTAAACAGCCAGCTGGCCCGTGTTATAATTGCTAACAAGGCCAGAGAGATTAAGCGTGTCAGGAGGGCACACACCATGGGGGGAGACAGGATGGAAGGTGGACGTGTTGATGGACTGCATACCCCTTTCTTTGtctgctttttctttctcctctcctatATAGGAGtctgtgtttcagtgtcagAGGGATTTCCCACAGTGTGATTCATGAAGTCATAATGCAATGTAATGTTAAGGTGTCAGTGCTTGTTCCACGTGCTTACCTCTTCttttccccccccccctctgcctttctctctctccagctTGTCCACAGGGAACCTATGGGCAGGCCTGTAACAGCCTGTGTCGTTGTCAGAATGGAGGCTCGTGTGACCCTGTGACTGGGAAGTGTTTGTGCCCCCCTGGGATACAGGGCCGGCTCTGCGAGGATGGTTTGTATACACACATtcctacagacacacacaggtgttaaTACGACAACCAGGCACTAAGGCTATGTTTACACTGCAAGCCTTAGTGCTCTATTTGAAATTATTGCTcggatctgattttttttttagactgttcacaattttttttaaacatggccAATATCATATTCCAGTGTGGAGTggccacagtccaaaaacatcaCGCATAGCAAGCTGTGCCACGGAAGTAAACACAGAGGCCAGCATTTACAGTTTCATTTATAAGCTGATATGAAGTGGAAGCCAGCAAATTTATGAGCAGAAGATTAGGATGGGAATGAGGAGAAAGACAGCCATTTTTAAGTTACTGTCTTTTTAAAGAGCCATGACTGCTACTTCCatacacaggtgtgtgtggatgcaGAATCAGATCCAGGAGAGGTGGTATTGTGACATGAATCGCTTCACTGAAACAGATTTCATCCCAAATTTCAGGATGTCAAGGGCAACTTAAACTACATCTATCTGCGCCTCTCAACAAGATTCTCACTGCGAGTCACTCAGTGATGTAAAAATCACATGAATTTCTGATATGACTATTCAAACTAAGGTTGCATTGCCTAAAATCAGACCTGTATCTGATTAAATATTACATATGAAAATGGCCCAAATCAGAATTGAAAAACTTAGATTTCATGTGATTCGTGCTGTTCACACtgttgttaaagaaaaaaaaataaatacagatccAAGTGACATGAGcacaaaaatctaattttaGCCACTTTTGCTTGCAATCTGAATGTAGCCTAAATTGTTGGTCCCAGACATTTTTGCTTGTGACCGCTTTAATATGAAAAAAACGAAGCTCCTTATGATTCTGTCAAAGGGTAGTATGTCTGTAACTTGTGCACAGCTGAATAGAGGAGTGATTTTATCGTCCAAAATTGTTTTATTGGAATAGTTTTCACATGTCTGAAAGGATAAAATCACAGTATTTCACAAGACAGAAgcaattttgtgttttaaatgatgCTTCATCTTATTTCTTACCTGGGTAATTATCTTGTGAGCCTCTACATTCATCCTGTAACTCATTATCACAGTGGAGCTGATTTCATACAAGTGCTGAAGTGgctttatttatatttacaggTTGTCCAAGGGGTTATTTCGGGAGGTTCTGCAGAAGAAAGTGCAACTGTCCCAACAACGGACACTGTCATCGTCTGTATGGAGGCTGCCTGTGCTCTCCGGGACTATATGGCCGCTTTTGCCATCTGCGTGAGTACTAGAGGCTGACATCTTTTCGGAAGTCCCGCGGGTCATGTGATTCCCGTGGGATTCCCACGGGATGGGAATCAGTTTCAGCGTTCGTCACGTGATTTTTATAAAGTAGTTGAAACTAActccacctccagcagctacaacagtaacatgctgcactaacactgatgcttcagtattaataatctaataatgtcatatataataatatcagtcagaggaaccaaacactacttttactgcaatactttaacgacatttttctctctcagaactggttcttatgacgtgttgtctgaccacatcagaaatcaaatgtgtttatcattCTGATCAGCTTAAAGGTGGAGTGAATGTAAAATAATTaggcaataaacatcaaaatatttattgttttgttgtttttttttgatacCAGTAGgtgttttatgtcatgtatgtttttttattgtcttctttttttttaaagatatttttttgggcatttttgcctttaatcgataggaaagctgagtgtgaaagggggagagagagaggggatgacatgcagcaaagggccacaggctggagtcgaacctgggccgctgcggcaacagccttatacattgtcttcttttgcACTGCGTGGGCTGAGCACCCATAAGTTCGTTGTAccctgtacaatgacaataaagtctattctattctattctattctattctattctatatttgggtttatattcaactaaggtaggcattgtgtgatccatgtactgttgtttttttttagttttttttttttttactgtaactgaaacacaacacgcgggatgggacaggagtcattcttgtgggattgggacgggatgggattattttgtgggagtgggatgggacaggactgaaaatccactccCGTGTCACCCTCTAGTGCGACCCACTTGACCTCATGATAATGGTGATGCTGATGATTCTGCTACtttagacaatgaaataatgtTGGCTAGTCATCTTTACAAGTTTAATACCattgattaaaaaatacatttgggtAATGTGAGAAATTCCAACTATTGCTGCTTTACTTTTCTTAGTCTCACAGATATTTGGCTGAGTGCAGATGTAAATTGTGGGATATGCTGTGAAAATAAGCAGTTACCAAAACCATCAATGGTGATCTTTAGGTTTTAGCATCACAGTGATTAGCATATAAATGGATAACACCTTCTCAGGTTCATGAACAGGCACTGTACATTTTGTTAGTTTTATAAACAACAAACTGCTACTACTGGATTAGAAATTATGTACAAATAATGTACACAGAGCCTCAGCTTCCTCATATTTGCTCCTCATCGCTGGCTGTACTTAGCCGTTTCGATGGTGGCACCAGGTGAGACGGCAGCTCTCTGGGCAGCCAGTGTCCCTCCAGTTTTCCCTCAATAAGGTGGACCGCCAGAGCGAACTCCTCATTGTCCAGCATGCCGTCCCCATCCACATCAGACAGCCTCCAGATGTGAGCAAGCACAGAGTTTGGCAGAAGCGTGGTCGTCATCCACTCTTTGACTTTGGTGCCGCTCAGTTTGCCGTCACTTGGACTGAGGTTGTAGAAAATCTCGTCATACTTTGGCTTGTACTTCTCCACGGCCCACTCGTCGAAATCTGCCTCGCTGCTCTCGTCGTCCCTTTTGAGTTCCTTGAAAGGATCTCTCCTGTAATGCTCAGGCTTGAATGTTCCCAAAAATTCACCATCCAGCACACCAGGGAGGGATTTCTTCCGCTGCTCTTGGTGTTGAAGCAAAGGCACCAGGTTTGCTATGTCAGTGGTCAGGAGTTTGTCCAAGGAGGCCATCAGACTTGGTTTCAGTGTCTTGAACTTTGAGAAATCTTGACCCAGAAGTTTCTCCTGAAAAAGTATGCAAATCACATGTAAGCTCACAGGATATTATACATAAATTTAGAAAATAAGCTATTCAAAAGGCAATCAAAAAGTAACGTTTGACCTGCATCTTGGTGCAGTCGGGGAAGTCTCCGGCTGGGACTCGATGCTGTTGCTGAATCTTGGTGAAAATCACAGGAAGCTGGTAAATCAGATTGTGCTTCTTGCTTTCTTTGCAAAAAATGGTTGGCATCTCTTGCTTCAGGTAGCTGATTATGTGGGCATGAgcctgagaggaagagagagaaaaatcacCATATCAGTGCATCtcattttgaaaatatttaCCTAAAGCATGGGTTGGAATTGTAAAacagatggacgacatgacagctccccaaaagtgaagctaaaacaaaaaagagtCAGTAGCGCTGCTCGCAATTGGTCGGATGGTGGGAATTTGGTACCCTGGAGAtcactactgtgcagactccaaatgatgtcatcagcgCAAGATAGGAGTGGCCGTATCTGGAAAATTTGGCGTCATTTTTGTGTAGTGAGGGGAAGTAAAGATtcattgtccatctttatatacagtcattggCTGGAATTGAACATATAAGACCTCTTACCCTGACTAAGCGTGCCCTCTTCACCAGGTCATTCAGCTTGCGTACTGCAGCATTGCGCGGCAGGTTCCTTATATCAGCCAAaagatcctcctcctccagctctaTCAGCTGGTAGTGGTCACACATCTGCCTTGGCTCTGACCAGAAAGATCCGATGTAAACCCGCAGGATCTCGGGGGTTCGAAACACTTTACCCAGTGACCACATGAGGGCACCGTACACTCTCATGAGCTGCTGCGAGTCCACTCTGTCAGCCTTGTTGAGAACCACACGCAGCTTGTCCTCGTGGCCACACAGGGCCCCAAAGGCCCGAGTGAGCTCATCAGAGAACTCTAGTTTATGTGCATCAAACAGCAGGATGATTCGATCCACACGCTCTGCAAACCAGCGCAGCACTGCTGGGAAGTCGTAGCCTGGGGACAAGGAACGAAAACACAAGGTTTTCATTAAGGCTGTATGTAATGGGGCAAGCCTCAGTGCCTCAACACCTAGAggaaaatgtaacatatcccaGTGGCCCGCACTGGTTGCAAGCCATGTGAGTTACACCCATAGATTAATGCGTTcataaaacaaagcaaaggCTGCACGGTTACTTAGTGCTCGTCTCCTCCCAACTCAGTCATATTGCTTTCAtctgctgtgtgtctgacttCCAGAGTTTGAATTATGTTGGGCTGAAATATTCCTGCTTTATTGCATCAACTATGTCTCTTACCAGGAATTTAAATCTTCCTGACAGCAGCAATCCTTTCCAACTGTCTAAAATCGAATATATGGACGTAAAGACCCATTAAGTCCTCCTGACGTTGCAAAGGAAATTAGAAAAGGCATTCTGTCTCACCTCGACTCAGTTTTCTTTTAGCAGCAGTTAAGATGCCCGGTGTGTCAATAATGCTGATGCTCTCAAGGACTTTATTTGGCAGCTGAACGCACTGGAACCTGCAAAGAAAACattaagcattaaaaaaaactcctaAAATCTTTTTGCTGATGAAGGCAAAACATTGGCAAAAATCCTCAGCTATTCCcaagtaaaaggaaaaaaaggcgtacacctcccctccccctctctctgtcttctttcCTCTCTGTATATTGAGTCCTATCACCTGTTCAGGAAAGCATTCCCAAAAGGGTCGAGGTTGCGGAAGGGCTTTTTGGGATCCACTGTGAGGGCATTGCCAGGGATGattccctccacctctccatACATGAGGGCAGTGAAGCAGTCGGTGGTTGGCTCTGGCCCAACTCTGCTACCAGGGAAATCTTGTTCTATGAGATACCTGAAGTCCAAACCACCATTAACAACATTATAACCCCTGAACACATCGGTACAATACATTCAGCAGAATACATGCACAAAACTGCAGTTTTAAAAGTGCACAAAGTTTGGAAAGTACCTGATAAAAGTTGTCTTTCCTGTTGAGTACTGTCCCATCACCAGGACCATTGGTTTGTTGTCAAACTCAGCGTCCTCATAGCTTGGCGAATGAAAGTGATGGAAAGAATAGTACTTCTCTATCGGCAGCAGCCTCTTAAAGTAAAGATTCTTCAGCTCCTCTGTCACCACACTGACGTCCCCCAGTGTTTTAGGGTTGCTCCTAAACCTCCGGAAAGACATAGTGATGAATTTCTGCTCTTAATTTCTCAGTGTGGAAGCTGCTCACTCTTCTAAGACCAAACTGAATGATGGAAGAATGTGAACAAGGAATATTATCAGATTCCCACAGCTGTCTGCTCCATCCTGCAGCGGGACATTGAGAGGGTGGAGAGGGTGTAACCAGAGCCTGCAGCTGCACCTAACATAAAGCCAGTGTTGAGAGGGACAGGGTGGAGCAGAGTTCAGTCTTTTCTGTTGCTGAGAAGGGAGAATCTTGGCAAAAATCATGCAGATTGTTCTGAGTGATGATGTGGCAGTGCTTCAGTTTTAAGTCTCTTACGTAACACTCTTCATCTATTTGTCCAGTGCTTATGTTGATATGATAAAGTTTACTGAAAGCTACAGACAACACAGCAAACTTTGCAGGAAATAGCTTTCCTAAACAGTCAGCCTGATCTCAAATTACAGTTGTAATTACACACTAGGATGAACGGTGCATCACCATTTTTTTATGAAGCTCTATAAATCAAGTGAAGTAGGAGGCagtggtcacatgacttaaacTTGCAAGTCTAATGTTGTGATAACATGGTagctgggtgtgtttgtttggctcATGCTAAAGTGTAATCTGATAGTGCAgaaggtttcatttcaacattctTTTCTTAATGAACTGTCGACACCTTGACTTTACCAAACAAGCACTGCTATgagaatttgtttttctttgcttaAACTGTAGTGCAATAATACTGTAGGTTGTGCAGCTTGTTATTCATGGGTGTGTGTATAATTCACACAGTATATTTTTGTACTATATCATACACAGTCATGAAAGAcgagaagaaaagagagaagagatCCTTTAAACAAGtgaaagtagcaataccacagtgtatGCGTACTATGTTACAAGTAAAACTCCTGCACTCAAAACTTTATTGAAGTAAAAATATGTAAGTATTATCAAAATTTACTTAAATGATCAatagtaaaagtactcattgtgCAAGAAAATGTTCCTTTTCAGTGTTTCACCATTATATATGAAGTTTTTGGATAGATATGACTGCGGaattaatgtgtatgttgcactttactgctgcagatgtttaaagggatagtgcacccaaaaatgatctatctactcacccatatgccgctggaggctcaggtgaagttttagagtcctcacatcacttgcggagatccaaggggagagggggtagcaacaaaactccacctaatggaggcttacggcgccccagattcaaacgtccaaaaacacataattgaaaccacaaaatatctccatactgctcgtccgtagtgatccaagtgtcctgaagccctgacataaaaagttgtttggaaaaacgtcatttaaactctgtttttagcctcattgtagcctgtagctctaactgcctctctgtgcaccgtgcTCACGTATGCACGCTTGCgcaagaccgtgagacatgggcactgcgttcatgtgtgttcacgtgctttcgctggtctaaCGCTGCAAGCGCgcagtgcccagagaggcagtcagagctgcaggctacaatgaggctaaaaacagagttcaaatgacgtttttccaaacaactttttatgtcggggcttcaggacacttggatcactatggacgagcagtatggagatattttgtggtttcaattatgtgtttttggacgtttgaatctggggcgccgtaagcctccattaggtggagttttgttgctaccccctctccccttggatctccgcaagtgatgtgaggactctaaaacttcacctgagcctccagcggcatatgggtgagtagataatggctgaattttcatttttgggtgcactatccctttaagattgTGCTAATTTAACTCCTTTATtcactgttgggtagtttaatctacagtaGTGCATCACATTCCTTATGATCATATGTTTGAAGCGTTGCTATCATATAAGACCCACGTATCTCTAAAAAGTCAACTTTCCATGGTTTTTAACTGGTTTATTTAACTTAAGAAAAGGGAACATTTTCTTAAACCATAAagaaacacttcatccttcagaaatatttaaatccaAAACCACCAAATTTGGAGATACATTATTTTTACTGGACAGGAAGTGTATGAAAGATTGTATTCTTAAAACCAGCAAGTAAAAATATTGTTCTGAGGAGAAAAATTGCCCCTGAGATATCATGATGTGTAAGTATAGCGTTACATAGAATGGGAATACACATGTATGTACA of Epinephelus lanceolatus isolate andai-2023 chromosome 4, ASM4190304v1, whole genome shotgun sequence contains these proteins:
- the LOC117260045 gene encoding EH domain-containing protein 2-like; protein product: MSFRRFRSNPKTLGDVSVVTEELKNLYFKRLLPIEKYYSFHHFHSPSYEDAEFDNKPMVLVMGQYSTGKTTFIRYLIEQDFPGSRVGPEPTTDCFTALMYGEVEGIIPGNALTVDPKKPFRNLDPFGNAFLNRFQCVQLPNKVLESISIIDTPGILTAAKRKLSRGYDFPAVLRWFAERVDRIILLFDAHKLEFSDELTRAFGALCGHEDKLRVVLNKADRVDSQQLMRVYGALMWSLGKVFRTPEILRVYIGSFWSEPRQMCDHYQLIELEEEDLLADIRNLPRNAAVRKLNDLVKRARLVRAHAHIISYLKQEMPTIFCKESKKHNLIYQLPVIFTKIQQQHRVPAGDFPDCTKMQEKLLGQDFSKFKTLKPSLMASLDKLLTTDIANLVPLLQHQEQRKKSLPGVLDGEFLGTFKPEHYRRDPFKELKRDDESSEADFDEWAVEKYKPKYDEIFYNLSPSDGKLSGTKVKEWMTTTLLPNSVLAHIWRLSDVDGDGMLDNEEFALAVHLIEGKLEGHWLPRELPSHLVPPSKRLSTASDEEQI